Proteins encoded together in one Micromonospora kangleipakensis window:
- a CDS encoding NlpC/P60 family protein, with the protein MRTRPAGSRLLTRILAAAAAAAAAAMVAVGPAAPAHAAPSAADVQQQIDAAWQKLEPVIEQYNKVRSDLAANQRRSAELSRRIEPLGKSVEASRTRVQEILAGYYKQERSLSTFNALLSRGSSPAALGDQLALVNRVADSEQRQITRLSAQQASYDADKEKVDALIAIQQRQQAQLAARKKAIDAEIKRLDALHRQIAATEAAAAAKAAADAAAARAAAAAQTAATASSTSPITSTSSLFIGGQCPAVPITGSGGVAAKTACKQIGKPYVWAANGPDSFDCSGLTQYAWASAGVQLDHYTGSQWTAGVAVSRANLRTGDLVFFYSDHHHMGIYVGNGLIVHAPHTGDVVRMAQLANMSYSGARRPG; encoded by the coding sequence GTGCGCACCCGGCCTGCCGGATCGCGTCTGCTCACCAGAATCCTCGCGGCCGCGGCCGCGGCCGCGGCGGCGGCCATGGTGGCCGTCGGGCCGGCGGCCCCCGCCCATGCGGCACCGTCCGCCGCCGATGTACAGCAGCAGATCGACGCGGCGTGGCAAAAGCTCGAACCCGTCATCGAGCAATACAACAAGGTCCGGTCGGACCTGGCCGCGAACCAGCGGAGATCGGCCGAACTGAGCCGGAGGATCGAGCCACTCGGCAAGTCGGTGGAGGCCAGCAGGACCCGGGTCCAGGAGATTCTGGCGGGGTACTACAAGCAGGAAAGGTCGCTTTCCACATTCAACGCCCTGCTGTCCCGCGGCTCGTCGCCGGCAGCGTTGGGAGATCAGCTCGCGCTCGTGAATCGGGTGGCAGATTCGGAGCAGCGACAGATCACCCGGCTGTCGGCCCAGCAGGCGAGCTACGACGCCGACAAGGAGAAGGTTGACGCGCTGATCGCGATACAGCAGCGCCAGCAGGCCCAGTTGGCGGCTCGCAAGAAGGCCATCGACGCCGAGATCAAGCGGCTGGATGCGCTACACCGACAGATCGCCGCCACGGAGGCGGCCGCAGCGGCCAAGGCGGCCGCGGACGCCGCGGCGGCCAGAGCCGCAGCCGCCGCGCAGACAGCCGCCACCGCGAGCAGCACCTCGCCCATCACGTCGACCAGTTCGCTGTTCATCGGTGGGCAGTGTCCCGCCGTCCCCATCACGGGAAGCGGCGGCGTCGCGGCGAAGACCGCGTGCAAGCAGATCGGCAAGCCGTACGTGTGGGCGGCCAACGGTCCGGACTCGTTCGACTGCTCCGGCCTGACCCAGTACGCGTGGGCTTCCGCCGGGGTGCAGCTGGACCATTACACAGGCTCTCAATGGACCGCGGGTGTGGCGGTGAGCAGAGCAAACCTTCGCACGGGTGACCTCGTCTTCTTCTATTCCGATCACCATCACATGGGTATCTACGTCGGCAATGGACTGATCGTCCACGCCCCGCATACCGGGGACGTGGTCCGAATGGCCCAGCTGGCGAATATGTCTTACAGCGGTGCTCGCCGCCCCGGGTGA
- a CDS encoding SDR family oxidoreductase, with product MTPPILVTGGTGTLGRHVVSRLRDAGRDVRVLTRRGRPAEGGVEFVTGDLASGQGVERAVAGAETIVHCASSYRGDPDAARHLVRAASRAGRPHLVYISIVGVDRIPISSPLDRTMFGYYESKRVTERVVTDSGLPWTTLRSTQFHDLILKVAQVLARSPVVPVPAGFRAQPIEADEVAARLVELALATPAGRVPDMAGPRVYAAADLFHGYLRAARRRGIVVPLPVPGKAARAFRDGANLAPEQAVGRRTWEEFLTDRVR from the coding sequence ATGACGCCGCCCATCCTGGTCACGGGCGGGACGGGGACACTCGGCCGCCACGTCGTGTCACGTCTGCGCGACGCCGGCCGCGACGTACGCGTCCTGACCCGGCGCGGCCGACCGGCCGAGGGCGGAGTCGAGTTCGTCACCGGCGATCTGGCCAGCGGCCAGGGCGTCGAACGGGCCGTGGCGGGTGCCGAGACGATCGTGCACTGCGCCAGCAGCTACCGGGGCGACCCCGACGCCGCTCGGCATCTCGTCCGGGCGGCGTCGCGGGCGGGTAGGCCGCACCTGGTGTACATCTCCATCGTCGGAGTCGACCGGATCCCGATCAGCAGCCCGCTCGACCGCACCATGTTCGGCTACTACGAATCCAAGCGAGTGACCGAACGGGTGGTGACCGACTCGGGTCTGCCATGGACGACGCTGCGGTCGACCCAGTTCCACGACCTGATCCTGAAGGTCGCGCAGGTGCTGGCCAGGTCACCGGTCGTGCCCGTGCCCGCCGGCTTCCGGGCCCAGCCCATCGAGGCCGACGAGGTGGCGGCCCGGCTCGTCGAGCTAGCGCTCGCCACGCCGGCCGGCCGGGTGCCGGACATGGCCGGGCCGAGGGTGTACGCCGCGGCGGACCTGTTCCACGGTTACCTGCGCGCTGCTCGGCGGCGCGGGATCGTCGTGCCGTTGCCGGTGCCGGGTAAGGCGGCCCGGGCGTTCCGGGACGGGGCGAACCTGGCGCCGGAGCAGGCCGTGGGCCGCCGGACCTGGGAGGAGTTCCTCACCGACCGGGTCAGGTAA
- a CDS encoding GYD domain-containing protein has translation MAVERLPPHLGVDAEVPKFLLQSTYTIDGIKGLITDGGTKRVEVVRNMIEASGGRLESMYFSFGKNDTYVLCEMPDHKAAAALAIAIRAAGGVDSRITPVLTAEEVDEAVRVKEAYQPPGR, from the coding sequence GTGGCCGTCGAGCGGCTGCCACCACATCTGGGAGTTGATGCCGAGGTGCCCAAATTTCTGTTGCAGTCGACCTACACCATCGACGGGATCAAGGGGCTGATCACTGACGGTGGTACCAAGCGCGTCGAGGTCGTCCGAAACATGATCGAGGCTAGCGGCGGCCGGCTGGAGTCGATGTACTTCTCATTCGGTAAGAACGACACCTATGTGTTGTGTGAAATGCCGGACCACAAGGCCGCGGCCGCACTGGCCATCGCCATCCGGGCGGCGGGCGGTGTGGACTCGCGGATCACACCGGTGCTCACAGCCGAGGAAGTCGACGAGGCGGTCCGGGTGAAAGAGGCCTACCAGCCGCCGGGTAGATGA
- a CDS encoding dihydrofolate reductase family protein translates to MKVVVVEWMSLDGVVQAPGAPDEDPSGGFAHGGWHLRWFDDTSRQWVVDNLNQAAGFLFGRLTYERFAAHWPHVTGPEKVVADPLNSKPKYVVSSTLSSPTWAPTSVLSDVPAVRALKESGDGELHVIGSARLATSLLVHDLVDELRLMLDPVLLGGGKRIWPEGGRLASFRLTSNEPTSTGALLLTYAREPALAG, encoded by the coding sequence GTGAAGGTCGTGGTGGTCGAGTGGATGAGCCTGGACGGGGTGGTGCAGGCGCCCGGCGCGCCCGACGAGGACCCCAGCGGCGGCTTCGCGCACGGCGGCTGGCACCTGCGCTGGTTCGACGACACCTCCCGACAGTGGGTGGTGGACAACCTGAACCAGGCCGCTGGGTTCCTTTTCGGACGGTTGACCTACGAGCGGTTCGCCGCGCACTGGCCGCACGTCACCGGGCCGGAGAAGGTGGTCGCGGACCCGCTGAACAGCAAGCCGAAGTACGTCGTGTCGTCGACGCTGTCGTCCCCCACCTGGGCGCCCACCTCGGTGCTGTCCGACGTGCCCGCGGTTCGCGCGCTCAAGGAGTCCGGCGACGGTGAGCTGCACGTGATCGGCAGCGCCCGGCTGGCCACGTCCCTGCTGGTGCACGACCTGGTGGACGAGCTGCGGCTGATGCTCGACCCGGTGCTGCTGGGCGGCGGCAAGCGCATCTGGCCGGAGGGTGGGCGGCTCGCGTCGTTCCGCCTGACGAGCAACGAGCCAACCAGCACCGGCGCGCTGCTGCTGACGTACGCCCGGGAGCCGGCACTCGCCGGCTGA
- a CDS encoding SRPBCC family protein — MTTAVRLHRDLPAPPEKVYRAWLDPDLLRRWLAPGGLEVTRAEVEPRIGGRYRIWHTDAGADVGGFDCELVELEQDRRIVWRWGFVGPQRAAGPTFDSLLTVTLAGKPEGGTALTLVHERLDDLAAAMPQVADGVAAGWTSVLEKLAEVAA, encoded by the coding sequence ATGACCACCGCCGTACGGCTGCACCGCGACCTGCCCGCCCCACCCGAGAAGGTATACCGGGCCTGGCTCGACCCCGACCTGCTGCGCCGCTGGCTCGCCCCCGGCGGCCTGGAGGTGACCCGCGCCGAGGTCGAGCCCCGGATCGGCGGCCGGTACCGGATCTGGCACACCGACGCCGGCGCCGACGTCGGCGGCTTCGACTGCGAGCTGGTCGAGCTGGAGCAGGACCGGCGCATCGTCTGGCGCTGGGGCTTCGTCGGTCCGCAACGCGCCGCCGGCCCGACCTTCGACTCGCTGCTGACCGTCACCCTCGCCGGGAAACCGGAGGGCGGGACGGCGCTCACCCTCGTACACGAAAGGTTGGACGACCTGGCGGCGGCGATGCCGCAGGTGGCCGACGGCGTCGCGGCCGGCTGGACGTCGGTGCTGGAGAAGCTCGCGGAGGTGGCGGCGTGA
- a CDS encoding ArsR/SmtB family transcription factor, which yields MVEDPVGMDAVFHALAHGARRTMLRRLAERELTVGELAEPLDMSLAAASKHLQVLERAGLVRRTITGRRHVCALEPAPLATASAWLDFYRRHWTDRLDALEALLTDDEGTDR from the coding sequence ATGGTTGAGGATCCGGTGGGGATGGACGCGGTGTTCCACGCCCTCGCGCACGGGGCGCGGCGCACCATGCTGCGCCGGCTCGCCGAGCGGGAGCTGACCGTTGGCGAGCTGGCCGAGCCCCTGGACATGTCTCTGGCGGCGGCCTCCAAGCACCTGCAGGTGCTGGAACGCGCCGGCCTGGTGCGGCGCACCATCACCGGCCGCCGGCACGTCTGCGCGCTGGAACCGGCCCCGCTCGCCACCGCCTCCGCCTGGCTGGACTTCTACCGGCGCCACTGGACCGACCGCCTCGACGCCCTGGAGGCGCTCCTCACCGACGACGAAGGGACCGACCGATGA
- a CDS encoding SUKH-3 domain-containing protein, whose translation MAPTDPSGIDKALTDTLRSLAAYQSTTDGADAPPPEGYGEAADGLVRVRMRGDERDLPARAAQELKAAGWSPRRRADVSGWESALAPEGFTMHPAARAFLTEFGGLAVPVSGPGRDYARIGVRLDPTLCLGQKTWFDSLDAPAAGQLYPVGEEYDGHASLAIDAAGTVHMLFNDQIKRVGRGATGLARLLEGEEAPSEP comes from the coding sequence GTGGCGCCTACCGACCCGTCCGGCATCGACAAGGCGCTCACCGACACGTTGCGCAGCCTTGCCGCCTACCAGTCCACAACGGACGGCGCCGATGCGCCGCCGCCCGAGGGGTACGGCGAGGCGGCGGACGGCCTGGTCCGGGTCCGCATGCGCGGCGACGAGCGCGACCTGCCGGCGCGGGCGGCACAGGAGCTCAAGGCGGCGGGCTGGTCGCCGCGCCGCCGGGCGGACGTGTCCGGGTGGGAGAGCGCGCTCGCCCCGGAGGGGTTCACGATGCACCCCGCCGCGCGCGCGTTCCTGACCGAGTTCGGCGGCCTGGCCGTGCCGGTCAGCGGTCCCGGACGGGACTACGCCCGCATCGGCGTACGACTCGACCCGACCCTGTGCCTGGGGCAGAAGACGTGGTTCGACAGCCTCGACGCGCCGGCGGCCGGCCAGCTCTATCCGGTCGGCGAAGAGTACGACGGGCACGCCAGCCTGGCGATCGACGCGGCCGGCACCGTCCACATGCTCTTCAACGACCAGATCAAACGGGTCGGCCGCGGCGCGACCGGCCTGGCCCGGCTGCTGGAGGGCGAGGAGGCCCCGAGCGAGCCGTGA
- a CDS encoding ATP-binding protein: MQPRFGETIIGREHPAGLLRAEVDRATASHGGLVLVTGEPGIGKTTLVTAVAEEARQRGALVLGAACWDSDSAPGYWPWVQVLRALRRSPDDWALAREAAEPGLGALLGEATDGTSDEDDGDQEAFALYDAVTTALVAVAQRRPVVVVLDDLHWADPASMRLLQFAAQHTWFERLLLIGTYRDAEVESGDHRLRPLLMPLTAKATTVTLTGLSRDEVGALMIRTAGRKPDPGLLDEVHRRTGGNPFFVEQTARLWRADGLVTTIAPGVREAVRRRLAQLPAPVVDALTVAAVLGRDFHRQVLAACVPAPAAQVDRLLDRAVTARLVVARGGGRFAFAHDLVRETLYDGLADDDRRARHALVVRAVDRSAALAERLIPADLARHAWLAGTDLDPSRAAELLVAAARDAGGRLAMEESAVHFRRALEVDEDPAQRVKTMVELAQLLSHLGGREESGRLLTEAAELAFRLDDPALLARVALTVHRHLWAPSGHSTDSEGLLREAHRRLIGEPDDAVPVTTVVADLITATETLARRGQDDEALTFSLWARHDTTWGLGTAADRAALTAEIRDVARRTGDRETELWATSLRWVALLELGDPRYHQELTAFVTAGREGDVARHRMAGTIDGGIIAAFRGDFAKADELFGELAGFGEWEHSDHAFMGHHLRWSLLLLQGRFDEIDTLLAGLDPTDHHYLELVQAITAAERGDDEAAVRLTAGIEAAGTRYPRPVSPLWLRVRAQVAAATRDPHRCAQAREALLPYRGQWMAALFGCDISGPVDHWLALVDAAQQRWDDAIAGFEAARDAADRMGARPWSVIARTGLVDALTGRGRLGDAAAAAELRAATADEASALGMAQVLHRLGVVGAEPGATGRPAPAPPTAGPGDAAAAPADGRRSAEAVAAVATSVATPVVDYEFRCDGPVWQFAYAGAVAHLPDAKGLHDLRLLLSRPGVDVPAVELLDPAAGPELAAARRLGGDPVLDDEAKARYRRHLQRLDDEIDRAAARGDESKLAALDAERAALLDQLRAAAGLAGRSRRLGDEAERARKTVTARIRDTLRRLDDRHPALAAHLRDTVSTGSTCRYLPAEPLPWHL; the protein is encoded by the coding sequence ATGCAGCCGCGGTTCGGCGAGACCATCATCGGGCGGGAGCATCCCGCGGGCCTGCTGCGCGCCGAGGTGGACCGCGCGACCGCGAGCCACGGCGGCCTGGTGCTCGTCACCGGTGAGCCCGGCATCGGCAAGACGACGCTCGTCACGGCCGTGGCCGAGGAGGCCCGGCAGCGGGGCGCGCTGGTGCTCGGCGCCGCCTGCTGGGATTCCGACAGCGCGCCCGGCTACTGGCCCTGGGTGCAGGTGCTGCGCGCCCTGCGCCGCTCGCCTGACGACTGGGCGCTCGCGCGGGAGGCCGCCGAGCCTGGCCTCGGGGCCCTGCTCGGCGAGGCGACCGACGGCACGAGCGACGAGGACGACGGCGACCAGGAGGCGTTCGCGCTCTACGACGCGGTGACCACCGCGCTGGTCGCGGTCGCCCAGCGGCGGCCGGTCGTGGTCGTCCTCGACGACCTGCACTGGGCCGACCCCGCCTCGATGCGGCTGCTGCAGTTCGCCGCCCAGCACACCTGGTTCGAGCGGCTGCTGCTGATCGGCACCTACCGGGATGCGGAGGTCGAGTCGGGCGACCACCGGCTGCGCCCGCTGCTGATGCCACTGACGGCGAAGGCGACCACCGTCACCCTCACCGGCCTGTCCCGCGACGAGGTGGGCGCGCTGATGATCCGCACGGCCGGACGGAAGCCCGATCCGGGCCTCCTCGACGAGGTGCACCGGCGTACCGGCGGCAACCCGTTCTTCGTCGAGCAGACCGCCCGGCTGTGGCGCGCCGACGGCCTGGTCACCACGATCGCCCCCGGGGTCCGGGAAGCCGTGCGTCGGCGCCTCGCCCAACTGCCCGCCCCGGTGGTCGATGCGCTCACCGTCGCCGCCGTGCTGGGCCGCGACTTCCACCGCCAGGTCCTCGCCGCCTGCGTACCCGCCCCGGCCGCGCAGGTCGACCGGCTCCTGGATCGCGCGGTGACCGCCCGGCTCGTGGTGGCCCGCGGCGGCGGCCGGTTCGCCTTCGCCCACGATCTGGTCCGCGAGACCCTCTACGACGGGCTGGCCGACGACGACCGGCGGGCCCGACACGCCTTGGTCGTCCGGGCCGTCGACCGCTCGGCGGCGCTCGCCGAGCGGCTGATCCCCGCCGACCTGGCCCGCCATGCCTGGCTCGCGGGCACCGATCTCGACCCGTCCCGGGCCGCCGAGTTGCTGGTCGCCGCCGCGCGGGATGCCGGTGGGCGGCTGGCCATGGAGGAGTCGGCGGTCCACTTCCGGCGGGCGCTGGAGGTCGACGAGGACCCGGCGCAGCGCGTCAAGACCATGGTCGAGCTGGCCCAACTGCTGTCGCACCTGGGTGGCCGGGAGGAGTCTGGGCGACTCCTCACCGAAGCGGCGGAGCTGGCGTTCAGGCTCGACGACCCGGCGCTGCTGGCCCGCGTCGCGCTCACCGTCCACCGGCACCTCTGGGCCCCCTCAGGTCACTCGACGGACTCGGAGGGGCTGTTGCGGGAGGCGCACCGGCGGCTCATCGGCGAGCCCGACGACGCCGTGCCGGTGACCACCGTGGTGGCCGACCTGATCACCGCCACCGAGACGCTCGCCCGCCGCGGGCAGGACGACGAGGCTCTCACCTTCAGCCTCTGGGCCCGGCACGACACCACTTGGGGGCTGGGCACAGCTGCCGACCGGGCGGCGCTCACCGCCGAGATCCGCGACGTGGCCCGCCGGACCGGCGACCGGGAGACCGAGCTGTGGGCGACCTCGCTGCGCTGGGTCGCGCTGCTGGAACTCGGCGACCCGCGCTACCACCAGGAGCTCACCGCGTTCGTGACGGCCGGCCGGGAAGGCGACGTCGCCCGGCACCGGATGGCGGGCACCATCGACGGCGGCATCATCGCCGCCTTCCGGGGCGACTTCGCCAAGGCCGACGAGCTGTTCGGCGAGCTGGCCGGGTTCGGCGAGTGGGAGCACTCCGACCACGCCTTCATGGGCCACCACCTGCGCTGGTCCTTGCTGTTGCTGCAGGGCCGGTTCGACGAGATCGACACGCTGCTCGCCGGGCTGGACCCGACCGATCACCACTACCTCGAGCTGGTCCAGGCGATCACCGCCGCCGAGCGCGGCGATGACGAGGCTGCCGTACGCCTGACCGCCGGCATCGAGGCGGCGGGCACGCGGTACCCCCGGCCGGTGTCGCCGCTGTGGCTGCGGGTGCGGGCGCAGGTCGCCGCCGCCACCCGTGACCCGCACCGCTGCGCGCAGGCGCGGGAGGCGCTGCTGCCGTACCGCGGGCAGTGGATGGCGGCGCTCTTCGGCTGCGACATCAGCGGCCCGGTCGACCACTGGCTCGCCCTCGTCGACGCCGCGCAGCAGCGCTGGGACGACGCGATCGCCGGATTCGAGGCGGCCCGCGACGCCGCCGACCGGATGGGCGCCCGCCCCTGGTCGGTGATCGCCCGCACCGGCCTGGTGGACGCCCTGACGGGGCGCGGTCGCCTGGGCGACGCGGCCGCAGCAGCCGAGCTGCGCGCCGCCACCGCAGACGAGGCGAGTGCGCTCGGCATGGCGCAGGTGCTGCACCGGCTGGGCGTCGTGGGCGCGGAACCCGGCGCCACGGGCAGGCCGGCGCCAGCGCCGCCAACGGCCGGACCGGGCGACGCAGCTGCCGCGCCCGCGGACGGGCGGCGATCCGCCGAGGCTGTCGCCGCGGTAGCGACATCTGTCGCCACTCCCGTCGTCGACTACGAGTTCCGCTGCGACGGCCCGGTCTGGCAGTTCGCGTACGCCGGCGCGGTCGCGCACCTGCCCGACGCCAAGGGCCTGCACGACCTGCGCCTGCTGCTGAGCCGGCCCGGCGTCGACGTGCCCGCGGTCGAGCTGCTGGACCCTGCCGCCGGCCCGGAACTCGCCGCCGCCCGCCGGCTCGGCGGCGACCCGGTCCTCGACGACGAGGCGAAGGCCCGCTACCGGCGCCACCTGCAACGCCTCGACGACGAGATCGACCGGGCCGCCGCACGGGGCGACGAGTCGAAGCTGGCCGCCCTCGACGCCGAGCGCGCGGCGCTGCTCGACCAGCTGCGCGCCGCGGCCGGGCTTGCGGGCCGCAGCCGCCGCCTCGGCGACGAGGCCGAGCGGGCCCGCAAGACCGTGACCGCCCGCATCCGGGACACGCTGCGCCGGCTCGACGACCGCCACCCCGCGCTCGCTGCCCACCTGCGCGACACCGTCTCCACCGGCAGCACCTGCCGCTATCTCCCCGCTGAACCGCTGCCCTGGCACCTGTGA
- a CDS encoding ABC transporter permease, producing MSNVATTTGRAPSVYVPSAEALATVLAPGARPPRPSALSASFTFGWRALLKIKHVPEQLFDVTAFPIIMVLMFTYLFGGALADSPRDYLQFFLPGIMVTSVVMITMYTGVGLNTDIEKGVFDRFRTLPVWRPAALVGMIFGDVLRYVLAALVILGVGLVLGFRPDGGLLGVLAGIGLLVVFSFAFSWVWTFFGLILRSEKSVMGVSMMVLFPLTFLSNVFVDPGTMPGWLQAFVKVNPITHLVAAVRAAMAGSSDPTNTMWLLLWSAGFVVVFGTLTMYRYNRR from the coding sequence ATGAGCAACGTCGCTACCACGACCGGGCGGGCCCCGTCCGTCTACGTACCGTCCGCCGAGGCGCTGGCGACCGTCCTCGCGCCCGGCGCGCGACCGCCCCGGCCGAGCGCACTGTCGGCGTCGTTCACCTTCGGCTGGCGCGCGCTGCTGAAGATCAAGCACGTGCCGGAGCAGCTGTTCGACGTGACCGCGTTCCCGATCATCATGGTGCTGATGTTCACCTACCTGTTCGGCGGTGCCCTCGCCGACAGCCCGCGGGACTACCTGCAGTTCTTCCTGCCCGGCATCATGGTGACCAGCGTTGTGATGATCACCATGTACACCGGCGTCGGCCTGAACACCGACATCGAGAAGGGGGTCTTCGACCGGTTCCGGACGCTGCCGGTCTGGCGGCCGGCCGCGCTGGTCGGCATGATCTTCGGCGACGTGCTGCGCTACGTCCTCGCCGCCCTGGTCATCCTCGGCGTCGGGCTGGTGCTCGGGTTCCGGCCCGACGGTGGGCTGCTCGGCGTGCTGGCCGGGATCGGTCTGCTGGTGGTCTTCTCGTTCGCGTTCTCCTGGGTCTGGACGTTCTTCGGGCTGATCCTGCGCAGCGAAAAGTCGGTGATGGGGGTCAGCATGATGGTGCTGTTCCCGCTGACCTTCCTGAGCAACGTGTTCGTCGACCCGGGCACCATGCCGGGCTGGCTCCAGGCGTTCGTCAAGGTCAACCCGATCACCCACCTGGTGGCGGCGGTGCGGGCGGCGATGGCGGGATCGTCCGACCCGACGAACACCATGTGGCTGCTGCTGTGGAGCGCCGGCTTCGTGGTGGTCTTCGGCACGCTGACGATGTACCGCTACAACCGCCGCTGA
- a CDS encoding ATP-binding cassette domain-containing protein, producing the protein MSKRTTGLAVEADGLTRSFGETRALDGIDLQVPAGTVYGLLGPNGAGKTTAVRVLATLLRPDGGRARVFGHDVVKEADAVRARVSLTGQYASVDEDLTGMENLVLLGRLLGLGKPAARQRAESLLAVFGLTEAAGRQVKKYSGGMRRRIDIAASILSTPDLLFLDEPTTGLDPRSRNQVWEIVRAVVAHGTTVLLTTQYLDEADQLAGRIAVVDHGKVIAEGTPGELKSSVGSGTVHLRLRDPGQRPEAEKVLQAALGVPVQLEPDPVAMTARVGGDGSDLDASVQAARALGELARAGIVVDDFSLGQPSLDEVFLALTDHPAVEADERDDQLEAAR; encoded by the coding sequence ATGAGTAAGCGCACCACCGGCCTGGCCGTCGAGGCCGACGGCCTGACCCGGTCGTTCGGGGAGACCCGCGCGCTGGACGGCATCGATCTCCAAGTCCCCGCCGGCACCGTCTACGGGCTGCTCGGCCCGAACGGCGCCGGCAAGACCACGGCGGTACGGGTGCTGGCGACGCTGCTGCGCCCCGACGGCGGCCGGGCGCGGGTCTTCGGGCATGACGTCGTGAAGGAGGCTGACGCCGTTCGCGCCCGGGTCAGCCTGACCGGCCAGTACGCCTCGGTCGACGAGGACCTGACCGGCATGGAGAACCTGGTGCTCCTCGGCCGGCTGCTGGGGCTGGGCAAGCCGGCCGCCCGCCAACGGGCCGAGAGCCTGCTGGCCGTGTTCGGTCTGACCGAGGCGGCCGGCCGCCAGGTCAAGAAGTACTCGGGTGGCATGCGGCGGCGCATCGACATCGCGGCGAGCATCCTCAGCACTCCCGACCTGCTGTTCCTCGACGAGCCGACGACGGGTCTGGACCCGCGCAGCCGCAACCAGGTGTGGGAGATCGTCCGGGCGGTGGTGGCGCACGGCACGACGGTGCTGCTGACCACGCAGTACCTGGACGAGGCGGACCAGCTCGCCGGGCGGATCGCGGTGGTCGACCACGGCAAGGTGATCGCGGAGGGCACGCCGGGCGAGCTGAAGTCGTCGGTCGGTTCCGGCACGGTCCACCTGCGACTGCGCGACCCGGGGCAGCGGCCGGAGGCCGAGAAGGTGCTCCAGGCCGCACTCGGCGTGCCGGTGCAGCTCGAACCGGATCCGGTGGCGATGACGGCCCGGGTCGGCGGCGACGGCTCCGACCTCGACGCCAGCGTGCAGGCGGCCCGGGCGCTCGGGGAGCTGGCCCGCGCCGGCATCGTCGTCGACGACTTCTCCCTCGGCCAGCCGAGCCTGGACGAGGTTTTCCTGGCCCTGACCGATCACCCCGCCGTCGAGGCCGACGAGCGGGACGACCAGCTGGAGGCAGCCCGATGA
- a CDS encoding NADPH-dependent FMN reductase — MTPLRLAVIIGSTREGRMGDRIGRWFVHQAQQRDEMTVTVVDLAAYDFPASYPAVPTATMRSFAQQVSRAEAFVVVTPEYNHSFPASLKQAIDYAYDEWQAKPVGFVSYGCRSVGLHAVDQLRTVFTALHAVTVRDMVGVDLLCGEPTPQAEDQLRQDSRVLLDQLCWWGLTLRDGRAARPYVS, encoded by the coding sequence ATGACGCCGCTGAGGCTTGCCGTGATCATCGGCAGCACCCGTGAGGGACGGATGGGCGACCGGATCGGTCGCTGGTTCGTCCACCAGGCGCAGCAGCGCGACGAGATGACGGTGACCGTCGTCGACCTCGCCGCGTACGACTTCCCCGCCAGCTATCCGGCGGTGCCGACCGCGACGATGCGGTCGTTCGCGCAGCAGGTGAGCCGGGCGGAGGCGTTCGTCGTGGTCACCCCCGAGTACAACCACAGCTTTCCGGCCTCGTTGAAACAGGCGATCGACTACGCGTACGACGAGTGGCAGGCCAAGCCGGTCGGCTTCGTGTCGTACGGCTGCCGTTCGGTCGGCCTGCACGCGGTCGACCAGCTCCGGACGGTCTTCACCGCCCTGCACGCCGTGACGGTACGCGACATGGTCGGCGTCGACCTGCTCTGCGGCGAGCCGACGCCACAGGCCGAGGACCAGCTGCGCCAGGACTCCCGGGTCCTGCTCGACCAGCTCTGCTGGTGGGGTCTGACATTGCGCGACGGTCGCGCGGCGCGCCCGTACGTCTCCTGA
- a CDS encoding GNAT family N-acetyltransferase — MAEVRIEPWHEGDLELLRRLNTHEVRAHTGGPETDEQVIARHERYVRGPGPRNGHMFTIVLPDGVKVGSVGYWAREWRGEPVYEMGWAILPAYQGRGLATAAVRAVIAEAAARGDRRWAHAYPSVDNPPSNAVCRKAGFTLLGETEFEYPPGRLMRSNDWRIDLNVWRSTTMSKPD; from the coding sequence ATGGCCGAGGTGCGCATCGAGCCGTGGCACGAGGGCGACCTGGAGCTGCTGCGACGGCTCAACACGCACGAGGTGCGCGCGCACACCGGGGGCCCGGAGACCGACGAGCAGGTGATCGCCCGGCACGAGCGGTACGTTCGCGGGCCCGGCCCGCGCAACGGCCACATGTTCACCATCGTGCTGCCCGACGGGGTGAAGGTCGGCAGCGTCGGTTACTGGGCCCGGGAGTGGCGCGGCGAACCGGTCTACGAGATGGGCTGGGCGATCCTGCCCGCGTACCAGGGTCGGGGGCTGGCGACCGCCGCGGTGCGCGCCGTCATCGCGGAGGCCGCGGCGCGCGGCGACCGGCGGTGGGCGCACGCCTACCCGTCGGTGGACAACCCGCCGTCGAACGCGGTGTGTCGCAAGGCCGGCTTCACGCTGCTCGGCGAGACCGAGTTCGAGTACCCGCCGGGCCGCCTGATGCGCTCCAACGACTGGCGCATCGACCTGAACGTCTGGAGATCGACGACGATGTCCAAGCCGGATTGA